DNA from Rhipicephalus microplus isolate Deutch F79 chromosome 5, USDA_Rmic, whole genome shotgun sequence:
cacacacagagccagaagtacgaagatgagACAAATCCGTGttctactcatcattcccatgtttGCTGAAGTACCGcgcgttgcaactcccatagacactagcgtcagCGTGTATATTTAAGGCGGCGGTCTCACTCCGGCGGCACGAGCACAtcgtttttgtcacttttccaactgacgtggcggctgttcttcttgtcttatatagttggtttatgtgtcattgaaaagcttaatttttgtacattttaaacatatctattaaaaataagtaagcttttagcatttgggtagggagagccaagaataagcgctagttacatggtttggtctgactgtgtgtcagcagtgaccattttctgaaaaatccgctgcagttacagcactgttctttgcgcagaacatttaagacatatttatctatttcctcaacgtagcaaattattctagcacttttactgtattgctgattagcttttgataagagccaaatttagtaaatgtcgaTGCGAACTATCCGGCACCTATTCGCTAGAGAAAATTCATTTTCTGGGTGTATATAGAGGATGTCATTTTCCGTTTGAGTGctcaattttatttatgtacGCCCGCTCACTTTTTAATTATATTGATCTAAATTGGGCAATATTCTCATTAGATAGACCTACCGTGGCCCATTTTTGCGGAGAACTACTGAAGTTCGTTTGCTGAATTTGCACGTAGATAAACTAGAACCCctgatctatttcctcaacgtagcgttTTTCAATAAAGTAAGCAGAAATGCGAAACAAAGCTCGCGAATTGTCTTAATTTATCGTGCCGTAAACATCAACAAAGTCGTTGTTATCTTGAAATAGCAATGAAATCTAAGCATGCATAGCCTAAACTATAACAGTTACGGTCTCCTGGTATACTTATGCACACGAATCGCACACAACAGCTGCAGGAATATTGAGAAATCTACATTATTCATATCACTACAACGAAAATCTTCCCCCTAGCGCCACCTAAACAAAAATAAGGAAAGCGCTGAATTTGAAGGTTCCCTGTCTCCCCGAATGCGGCGTGCAAAAACATTTTGCCTCAGGAGGAAACGTCTTTTCTAACTTCAAACCATGCACCGTCATCTGTAAGCCTTCCTCCCCTCAGAGTCTCATAAGGCTGCGCGGTACCGCGGGAGAGCGTGAAAACAGGTCGGCAGTATCCTCCGAGAGGGTGGGGTGAGCGtcttcacgggaaaagaaaggccGAATTCATGGAAAGTCCCTCTTTTATGTGTGCACGTCTTTGTCGCCCTCCTCACCCCCCACGGACTAAAGCGAAAAGCGAGGGCTGTGCGACGACAgtcagaagaaagcagaaaaacgaacgacaaacgagcgatacgagcgaactgagcagacgtgcgtgagtaaggtatttgtgaatatctttttttttttaccgtgaaataTACGGAGCTTCAGACGTGCTGCGCTTGTTCGTATGAACCCAtcacaacaaacagcacaaacacgaaacgaggcacacctacaggaatgagatgaagtctgttttgtactttctgcgtgtttatttcatttatttactttggGGAAAACTACGGTGCGGCAGGAGTTGAGGACGCGTGTTCGCTTTCCGCCTTTATATACGACAAGCGCACATTTCCATAGCACCGAAATGCGCGAACACCAATGTTCTGGAGTACCCCatgacggcgttcctcataatcactgCAAACTCGCTCTAAGGGGACGCGGGCGCTTGCAATCTCTTCTCTCGAAGTCAGCTGTGAATATCCGTCATCGGTTTCAATAAACCACAAAACCGAGCAATATTTATTCCGTTGATCACTGCATAAACTGGCTAAAATCATGCTACTGCCTGAAAATCTTGCAGATTTTTCAGCCAGTAACAACGAAGCGAAGtggcatgaaatttgctgaatgcacggcgtggtgtaagaaagtacttcggtgcggggacagcaatgaggcaccagggctcttgtttttttctgctttgaagtacccgcgacaagtgaggtccttcagggaggcagaaaggcggataacttttgactatgctcccactgagcaggtctggtgggggagcggcagtggtgaagcccatctacatttcctatgcactgaaaacttgttggttttcttcggtgccagtgtacaacaccatgcgacaaggcaccctgccgacgctttcgcctgaaggagagagaaagagagaaaggcaaaggaaaggcttatatgataccctacacggggagggggaaggggagaaaaagaatagagaaaaatgTCAAGGACATGCGGCACCTGCTGACAATTCGTCATTAGGAAGTCTGCTGTGCGGAGAACTGTCAATGCGTCAAGATAGCAGCTCCTTGACTCGTTAGCGTGAGTCATAAGGCTGACGAGTAGAAATAGCCGATCTTGGACTTACGCCTAGTAGCTCGAAAAGAACAAAAACGTTTCTGAAAGGGATAAGTTTATAAGAAAGTGTGGTGACATCGGTGTGCATAAAACACGTTTACATGAGTGCGaaacatgcgcttcgcattcatgTAAGCAATGGAAGGCGCATTGCACTAATGCGTAGGAAATGGGCAGTTTTGCGAGTGCCGGTCGATTCACGGGCCGTAAATCACGATGAGGGGAATGGTGGCCCCCCGTTGTGCGAACTTCGTGCGTCCCTCTTTCGCTATAAGGAATTTATTAATATtagctcaagaaaacaaaaaacgtaCGTTCGAGAAAGAAGTGGGACGAAACAGAAATGTCGGGAGCTGAGATATTCCTGCCTCCTGCCACTCCTTTCTCAAGTCATTGTTATTTTGCTCGCGCTAATATGTACCTATTTATATAGTGGTTGATGACGCAGAAAATTGTGCGAATTTCTGTTTCCCGTGCTCGAGGCACGACTAAGCTAATGAgttattttttttagttcttttacataaaccaactcgcccagctacaagtcgcTGTAATCTGATACTCGCTCGCTGTAATCAGACACCACATGGTAGCTGCGGCGTACAGAAGACGAGAGgtcctgcaaacggcgtcgcatcaCCTTTCCGAAACGCGCTTGCAAAGTCGATGGGCTACTCTGGCATTCGTGTAAAATTGATTACAGCCTGACAGCTCGAAGCAACTGCCAGTCAGTTGGCTGCCAGCTGGGGCGACTAACTTCATTCAACAAGAGGCCGGCACGCCGTCTCCACGGTTGTTGGGAGTGGGGTCCAGTTCCTCTTTCCTCGATAAGAAAGCACGTTTGCGTATAGCCGGGCGTCGACAGTTTGCCGTAAGCCGGCACGACAACTGGCGCATCACGACCATGTAAACGGGGGTAATGCGCTAGAAAGACGTATCCCACAAATGCGCCAGGCAGGTCTGGATTTCGAGGGGTAAGTCGACCCAGAGTACTTTTCACGACAAAGGAACGCCGACCACTCGTCGTGTTGGCCTTGTGTGCACTTCTCGCACACTACAAGACATCTGCGAGAACAGAAAGCAAGAGCTTCTCGGGACTAAAGTCCACTAAATTTTTCTCTTTTACCTAAGTAACGACAACTGCCTCCTCTCCCGACCCTCTCTCACACACAGCCGGTGGCTGCCACCATGTGCTTCCTAACTAGGAAGACTTCCAAAGCCACGTACGTATAAGTAAATTAGCCACGCGCCTATCAGTGAACATTGTGCGAACGCGACGCGCCTTTCCCCTCCAGCTAGTCCCCCGTCAGTGAGCGAGGAACGCGTTTTACCAGGTACCAAGAAGGGGTGCCCAAGGCGACACCACTAACACCTGAATAGTCTAGATGGCCTCGCACGAGGGCAGGAGATGTGGAATAACAGCCACTATGCTAGCCTGAAGGTGCGAGGCAGCATGACGAGGGGGGAGGCGGACTGAGTGAGGATAAGGACGGACATAAAAATGCGTGCTCAGCACGGAAGGCGACAGTGCTGTAGTAGCGTGAGACACTAGAGATAGAACGCATTTCTGCCGCATCCTCTGGTGTCTACTGCTCGCGTAGAGGGCTTCTTTAGAGTTTGCTTAGCGTGCGCTGCGAGTGCGTGTGGGAGTACCTGCAGCACAAGTGCCTTGCCGGGCTTCACATGAGTCATGACAAATCATAAGGATAGAGCTTCACGGAAGAGGAAGAGAGCCGCCATCGCGGCATGTCGAGCAcgggcagcagctgcattttcacacCATTCAAGGTAAGACCATTTCGATTACTGTGGTTTCTTTTGATAATAAAAGCGCGCAGCTacagcagcaaaaagaaaaaaaaacattatagaagCCTATTCTTGATACGGTGGCGAGCTCGTTTTGTACCCCAGACGCAATGTGGGCTCcgtaaaggaaggaaggaagcagaagGCAAATTGTCACGTTGTGGGCGACATTCTTTCTATGATCAGCTTTACGTTGCCAGCTACACTGCTATACTTTACTCTACTTTATGTTGGCATGTTAGTTTTGGCGGCTATATATGTACAAAGACAAATTCGTTAGAACTTCTGTTTTACGGCTTCAGGTGAACAAAACTGTCCAATGCTATATCCCGTACTTTGTCGCTGCAGCGCCTATAGGTGCGTGTACAGGACGCTGGACACGCAGTCACTCCTAGATAATGCGCGCCCGTGAGAAGAAAGTGCTAAGATCTGCGGACGTGTGGTGTCTATAAAAAACCTTGTTTCTTTGTGTATCTGAAATGTCGCTGCCGTGTATCAAAAGGCTAAGGGTAGGTGCTTCTTAGCGCTGTGACGAGAGGTCTGGGCGAATCAggacctacagcacgctgtgtgtaCGTCACAACGCTCCTGCTTGCGTGTTTATCTGCTTGGGCGCCTTTTATTTGTCGTGACCTTGTGCTCCGTCTATCTTTCTGACCTGCACTTGTCCGATCGAACAGCATATTTGCGGGCGGAACATTGAGCAGTGGTGGCAAAGCCCGGCATTTTTGTCTGATGCTGCTTTTTTCGCAAGCACGCGGCGTGCTTGAGAGCTGAGCACTGTAACTGAGAAAGTGTTCTATAAAAGCTAGACTgtgctcaaagtaaaaaaaaaaaaagatgcgagatgcacCCAATCAAATGATTCTGTACACACGAGCGCTTATCCCACAGCGCAtggacacgcgcgcacacagcgTGTCACATGCCCTATCCGCCCAACCATCCTCTCAAAACGCTATGACGCACTTGTCAATCCGTAATGGTTCATATTTTATCCCGGCCACCCTTTTCTACCGTAAATATGCTTTTTGGAAACAAAACTATTTAATTTATatattgatatattgattgattgattgattgattgattaggttCAAGGAAGGCAGCCCAAACACCTGTATCATCTATCTTGCCTTTTATCGACATTCAAGCAACCCATAGTAGACGACTGTCGGGAGAAATTCTTTTCAGTAATTATCCCGACTGAGAAAAGGACTCGCCCTTTTATTTTGAGTTTTGCATCGGTCCCTCACCACACCAGCTTATTATTCATGCCAGCTTTGGAAGTGTAGTTGCTACGATCCCTGTGCATCTGGTGCTAGCTCACTAACCACATGATGTACTTTCCTGTAAAATTTTCAGGAAGGCGAATTCGCCGGAGAGCAACGCCAAAGCGCCGCCTGTACGCCATGCTTGGACGACAGTGGTTTTGCCAGAGAGGATGACGCAACGTCTGAATACTGGGACAATTTCGGCATCGTCGAGGAGTCGCTGCCGGGCCTGAGTCTGGAGACAAGCGTCACAACTCAGCCAGAGGAGCCGATCATCACCGGAAGACGAGTTGTGTCGCTGGCCCATTTCGTGAACGCTGTTCGTAGTCTCGACGACCACAGCTGTCCTAAGCTGACTGGACGTTTTGCACTCGTGAAAGAACGGAGAGTGGGGCTCTGGTCGGAGCTCACTTTTACCTGCAGTGAATGTCAGGAAATCAGAAAGTTGACGACTGACCCCGTCACAGAACCAACGTCCCTCACTGACAAAGCAAACGTAGGAGTCAATGATGCTGCTGTTTGGGCATTCATGAGTATCGGATCGGGCCACTCGCAGTTCGAGGAAGCAATGGCAGTCATGGAAATTCCTGCTATGAGCAAAGGGGCTTTTCTACGCCGGGAGGAGTCCCTGGGAAAGGTAAATAAGctgataaatatttattttttctttctgaagACGATGAAGGATGTGCTTTATTTTTAGTAAAATTCACGTGAAGTGACAGTGGCACGTGCATGGCAAGCGTTTTGAACGGGAGTACGGCACGATGAGAATTTCTCTGCAACATTTCGTCGTATACAATGAAACGATTGATCGTGAGATGTCAGGATTACAAGTGAGCCAGTAATCGTCCTGTCTAGGAGCTCACTCCCGCATTGACGCAATTACAAAGTGCGGCATCGCTATTGTGAAAACAATTTCGACGTTGTAATCTgctataatttttgttttgttgcagtgCTGGAAAACCGTCCTTTTTGACCAAATGATAAAAgccggaaaagaagaaaaaaaaaaactcgcggaaGAAGCTGGGGCTTTCTGTGAGGATGGCATAACCCCCTATATTACAGTGATTGTCGATGGTGGGTGGTCACACCGCAGTCATGGACACCGGTATTCCGCCAACTCTGGTGTCGCTGTGATTATAGGAGAACGCACGAAGAAGCTCCTCTACCTAGGAGTACGAAACAAGCTGTGCAGTACCTGTGAGCACTATTCTAGGACGGGAAAGGGCAAGAAAGACCATGTGTGCTACAAGAATTGGAACCAAAGCTCAGGGGCAATGGAGTCGGATATATTATCGTTGAAGGCTTCCAGAGAAGCGTGGAAATGCATGGTGTGGAATACCGGACATTCATAGGAGACGGGGATTCGTCCGTTTTACATCAGATACTCACGAAAGTGGAGTACGGGCGCTTTGTAAAAAAGAGGGAATGTGCAAACCATGTTGTGAAACGTTACACCACTCGGCTCTATGGCATAGCCAAAGAAACAAAGGGCAGTTCAGCTTTCCTAAGTGGCCCTAGGATTAAGCGGTTAAAGAATGGTGCACGGAAGGCCATAAAGCACTACGCAAACATTCTTAGAGATGTACAGGGTACTGCACAAAAGCAGCGTGCCCAGAAAGCCGACCTTACGCGCCAGCTTGCGGGTGACCTAATAAATGGCCCAAAACATGTTTTTGGTTGCCACGACAGTTGCAAAGACTACTTCTGTGATGGCACCAAAGGTGACAACATTTATGATGCCATGCCTAAGGTGCTACAAATGAAAATAGTTACCGCTGCCAATATAATTGCCGAAAAAGCTGACCGTCTTGTGACAGATGATACAAGTAATCTTGCCGAGGCAGTCATGGCACTGGTAGCCAAACTATCTGGTGGtaaacagatcaacagatgtcaaAAGGGCTCTTATGAACACCGCTGTTATGGAGCTGGGCTCAGCTTTCAGCTGGGGCCACAGTGGCACTGCACCACATCCAAGGCTGTAACCTGCAAGAGCCCCGCAGCCGTCTTGAAGCGCTACGCAAGCAAGAAGACGGCTCAGAAAGCAAACAAAGAGTCTctcagaagaaaactgtttgaagaaaatggccaccagcagcatAAGCGCAAGGAGTCTACGGTGAACGACTCAATGATTCATTATGGTCCGAATTGCCAGCAGCCAGACATGCCACCAGAGCAATATGCCGAGAAAGAACGGGCTGTTTTAGCAAGCCTGCAGGTGAATGAGAAACAGCAGatggaaattgagaaggctactcgaggactgccccgccgcggtggtctagtggctaaggtactcggctgctgacccgcatggcgcgggttcgaatcccggctgcggcggctgcatttccgatggaggcggaaatgttgtaggcccgtgtgctcatatttgggtgcacgttaaagaaccccaggtggtctaaatttccggagccctccactacggcgtctctcataatcatatagtggttttgggacgttaaaccccacatatcaatcaatcgaggacAGGCTGATAATCCTACATGGcattttgaaagaaacatgcgcCTAACGGCGTCGAATTTCTATGCAGTATGCCGAAGGAGGGAGTGGACACCGTGTGACACGCTCGTGAAGACCCTGCTCTATAAAAAAAATTTCACCAGTGCCGCTCTTGAGCATGGAAGACAACAGGAGCGTGTTGCACTCCGGTTATACGAGCAAGAAATGGAAACTGCTGTGCAACCTTGCGGATTATTTGTTTACCCAGAGTACGGATTCTTGGCGGCGTCGCCAGACGGATTAATTGCGAGCGACGGTATCGTGGAGGTGAAGTGCCCATTCACTTCGAAGGACATGGAGCCATCCGAGGCAGCTAAAAAGTACAATAAAAGGAGCCAAGTACACGAACCACCCAAATTGAGCTGCTCTCATAACTATTTCTACCAAGTGCAAGGCCAGCTGCATATCACTAAAAGAAGTTTCTGCCACTTCATCGTCTGCACGTCGAAGGGCATCCACGTACAGCGGATCGAAAGAGATAATGACTTTTGGAAATTCAGAATGCTTCCACAACTAATCAGATTTTACAGAGACTGCATGTTACCTGAAATTGTAGATCCCCGTACTACGCGCAGCATGCCCATACGCAGACCACAGTGGAATGTGAAAGCAACTGAGTCACACCAGCAGTCTAAACGAGCTTCGATGAAGAACAAGGAGGCAAAGCAGAGTGGCGACTCGGACATTTTCCACAGCCTTGAGTCGTAGGGCTGCTGGGCGCGTGCACTGTCAAGAAATTCACCAATTGTGACGATGCTATCTAATGGTGATTTTGAGCGCACTTTCGTGTTGGGGCAACGCCAAGTGCGTCTGTAGTTTCGGCCATCTGCAGTTGTAGCTATTTACATATTTCCACGCAAATTGCCAGTGCTCGAGCGTTACGCATACCACTTTGTGCATTGCAGGCGCCGCGAACCAAGCGAAATGCCGAGAGCCccgttacgacaagcgaagccagccgcagtgcacgtgccagccctgcacgcgcgcgagctgctaccgggggggggggcagcgagcGTGACGGAGGAAGAAGGCGAGGTTAGAGGCCAGTGGCGAGTGACATCAGCAGACTCCGCGTTCCCTCTCTTTCGTCCTTGTTCGCTCTACTGGTTACGCCGACGACGCCAACAGGCGCCGCCGCTCAACGCAGCAGTATGTGCGTAAGAGCTTCGCTCTAAAGAACTGCACATTAGGAGAACGACCTTGTATATATCGAATGGCAGATGCAGGCTCAGATTTGACGATAGCAAAGACTCTTTCTCGAACAAGCTATGAGGTAGCAATTCACTTCTTTGTGTCGGGTGTGTCATCAGCCATTCACGTGCGTTCTGCAGCAGCAATGACCGAGAGACATGACCACAGAAGCGCCAATAAACTTTTGTAAAAAGTTCGTGTGTGATATAGGATAacggaaaataataataaaacatacaCCTTCATTCTCTGCTGTCACAAGTTCGCATCCGAAAATCGTGATTATATGTACTTTTGCTTTGTGCGATTTCACATTTCTCTGAATGTATGCGTTGTAGTTCTGcgggcttttttgtgtg
Protein-coding regions in this window:
- the LOC142818013 gene encoding uncharacterized protein LOC142818013; the protein is MSSTGSSCIFTPFKEGEFAGEQRQSAACTPCLDDSGFAREDDATSEYWDNFGIVEESLPGLSLETSVTTQPEEPIITGRRVVSLAHFVNAVRSLDDHSCPKLTGRFALVKERRVGLWSELTFTCSECQEIRKLTTDPVTEPTSLTDKANVGVNDAAVWAFMSIGSGHSQFEEAMAVMEIPAMSKGAFLRREESLGKCWKTVLFDQMIKAGKEEKKKLAEEAGAFCEDGITPYITVIVDGGWSHRSHGHRYSANSGVAVIIGERTKKLLYLGVRNKLCSTCEHYSRTGKGKKDHVCYKNWNQSSGAMESDILSLKASREAWKCMVWNTGHS